CCAACAAATTGGAAAAAATCGAAAAGACAGACAAATATCCAAAATGATACAGCAAAAATGGCGTCGTCAATGCGGCGGAGGAAACCGAACAGCCAAGACTTCCCATTACGCCGCGATATACTTTTTTCAATCTGCGCGGTATTCGTTTGGGAACCGAAAAGATATGCTGGTATTTCCAAGCAAAGCACAAAATTCCCAGTGTCGAAGTAAACGATAGCTGCAGGCTGACGGATAACAGCGCATCCGGCAGAACCAGCAAAATAAGCAAGAGCGCGAAAAATAGCGCATTGACACTGTCATATTCTTTTCGCAGGGCAAACGCCAATAAAATCAGCCCATACATCACACAGGCACGAACGACTGACGGTGACCAGCCGACCATGAGATAAAATGCAAGCAGCACAGGAATGCCAAGATACGTGCCGATTTTTCTTCCAAGCAGCAACAGCAGCATCGAAATCAAAAATCCTACATGCAGACCAGACAGTGCAATGACATGCGATAAACCCGCACGCCGCAGGTGATCGGTATCTGTCGTGGTCAGGGCAGTGCGATCTCCGGTTGTCAGGGCGCGCCAAAGGGCAGCCTGCCGCTCGGTTCCGTGCTGCATGTAAACAGCGCGCAATGTTTGCGCAAATGCCTTGGGATAATAGCGCAGAGGCCGATGGCTCGGTGCTGTCACAACCATGCCAAATTCTTCGTTGACGTGTGCCAAAATCGCATAGCCTTGTGAGCGATAATACGAAGCGCGGTCAAATCCCTGCGTTTGATTGGGAATATAAAAGTCAAACGTAGCAGTCAGTTCATCTCCGGGCTTGATGTCCTGCTCCGTCTTGGGCAGGTATGCCAGCGTCCGAAAATTGAGCGGGCATCCGATACGGGAGCCGATGACACGAATTTCCACGCGCTGACCGGTATCATACTGTTTTGGGAAGTCTGTCACTTCAACAATCATGGACTTACTGGTGCCGTCAAGTGCAGCGCAGGGCGCTTGAATCACTGCATGATATGCCTGTGTATAGCAGAGTCCAGACAAGACGCCTGCAAACAACACACAAGCCGGACGGAAAGCAGACCATTTCCATCCGAACAGGAAACATCCTGCGAGCAATGTCAGCGCCAATACCCACGGCAGCGAAAAAGAACGCAAAGCCAGAGCCACACCGGCGGCAAATGCCGCGGAAAACCAAATCACCGGACGCTTCATCGGTATGCCCTCCCCCCTTTTTAGATGGAAAGATCAGTTTACTATTTTTTGTAGTTAAATAAAAATATAATCATTGCATTAAAGCTAAAAAATAAGCGAACAAATAATCAAAATGTATTTTATCTTTTATTTTCAATATGGAATATTATAATAATAAAATATAAATTAAATTTTGTATTTAGATTATTTTTACTTTAATTACGCTAATACCAAAAAACTCAATTATAGAACATTTAATTATAATATGAAAATTGATACGATCACATCACTTAGAACTATACTGCGTTATAATTTAATAAACGTTCACGAGCATTTGGTGTATATATGGTGTATAATATTGGTGTTTGTTCAAATATCATACATATAAAATAAATGCGTTTTTACATCCGCTCAATCCAATGATTTCCGATACAAAGATGATAATTCATCACAAGCTTGTTGAACATTAGAATCCGCATATACATCCAGAGTTACCTGAGCGTTTGAATAACCAGCTAGATACTGTGCACTCTTTACGGACACCCCACCATTAACAATATTAGTAATAAAGGTTTTAGCATATATTGTTACTCGTTTTTGAGTAATTGGATCTGTAAAACGGTATTGATACCCAACATACGATCCCTTTCTTTCGGATTCACCAGTCTTCAGAACACGACCTTTAGAATCCTTTCGTCTACTTGACTTTGGCATTATAGCCTCCTTTCAAACACTAAAGCAAAGATTGACCCATCTTGTAATCTTATTGTATTATATCATGTCAATAATATTGTTACAATAATTGAAAGTCACAAGAATCTTTGCTTAATTATGAAAAATTAAAGGGAATAGCTGTTATTTATGAATTTTTCAAACGCCTTTCGTTTAATAAGGCGTTTATTAGCACTTACATGTAATACAAACGGACAAGTTTCGTCATTTGTAAGTGCTCGGAGTTTGTTCACTCCGATGCTAGAATAGGCAGCAGCTTCTTCTATTGTTAACAAACATTTTTTACAGATTTTTACATCTGTCTTTTTGTGCTCATAAGAGAAACACCTCCATTTCTTTTATGAGAATAACATTTTTCTATTTTCCAACAGCTTTTTGAGAAACAAAGAATGAAAATACCATAAAAATTAAAAAATGAACAAATTATAATAAAATCAAGTAATTATTGTGTAAATACTCAAAAAATCCAAAAAATTAGCTATGTGTAAAGTAATATAACTATACACTGCGTATACATGCAAAATCATTATTTTTCCGAGTTTACAAAAAATTTACATTTATTTTGAATAAATACAAATATCAAGTTTTGTAATGCTGAATTTTAAAATCAGAAAAAAGACAACTTGTGTAGTTAAGTTTACACAGGTTGTCTTTTTTTCGGAATTTAATTCCCAATTTGAGAAATTTGCATATTTCTTATGAATTCAATTGATAGGAGGAAACTATTATGATGAACGAAAATTTGGATCGTAAGGTTCAGGTGGCAAAGGCAGATGTGGAGCTGTCCAGAGGACATCTGGATCGCTTGGATGAAATCGACAATGCGGTGTATCAAATGTGTCAAGTTCTAACAGAAGATGAAGATCTTCCGTGGGGTATGGAATACATTGGAGAAATCGCAGATTTCGCTGCTGGGCTTTTAGTTAAGTGTGGATACAAAGTACGGTTTCCGTGTATTGTCGAAGAAGATAGCGAAGAACATATTGAGGAGTATGTCAAGCTGGACGAAGAATCTATTAAGCAGCTCGAAATACATTCTTTTGGTTAATCTGTTTACACTTTGTTATTTGTAACTATTTTTAGTTGCAACTTCTCTGATTATCGTGTATATTGTTAATAACGAAAGGATATGTTATGGGACAAAAAGAAAAACTCATCCAGCGTCTTAGGTCAAAGCCTAAAAACTTTACATTCGCTCAAACAAAGGCAAAACAAGCGGTTCCCGAGTCATGTTTGTAAGCAACGAACATGGAAGCATATTGCTCCATAAACTGCATCCACAAAAAGAGTTGAAATTCTATCAGCTCAAACAACTGATAGAAATTTTGGAACAGGAGGGTCTTATGTCAACTACCCATCACCTAAAGGTAATGGGCTTGTAACTGCCCAGTCGTAGTAACGGCTTACGCCTCCGACCTTTTATCCCCAATAGGAATTGCTGCCTAAAATGGCGTTACATCACAGGGTGGTTGACAGCACCCTTTACAGACAAGATATACTCATCTGTAACTGTATCAGGTACTAAACTTCCCATGCTATACAGTAGGAATTTTATTACGGATAAGATTTTACGCAATACGCGAGTTTTGTATTGCAACCTCATATCTTGTCAATGCACAAAAGAGTGTCTTTGATGAGCAGCACATCTAACGGTTTTCTCTTTAAAAACTGCTACGGTTATTGTAGCATATTGGGTAATAATTTACAAGGCTCCTCCCACCGCCTAAAGGCAGTGGGAGGAGCCTATGACAAAGGAAGGGATTTATCTATGAATAACACTATTCAATATAAAGGTTATGTTGGAAGTGTTGAATTTTCCGAAGAAAATGGCGTTTTCTATGGAAAGGTTATGGGAATTCGTTCCTTAATCTCTTACGAGGGCGAAAATGCTAAAGAACTTCTGGATGATTTTCACGGTGCTATTGATGATTATCTGGAAACTTGTAAGACCGAGGGAAAAGAACCCGAAATTGCCTTCAAAGGCAGCTTCAATGTTCGACTTTCTCCGGAGTTGCACAAGAAGTTGTTCATTTATGCTACGGCTCACCAGATTTCGATCAATAAATACATCGAAGATACTCTGGCAGATTCTCCAGCCGCACAAATTACTCTCGTGTGATTGAATCTGATAATCGGGCATCTGTTACGATTCGATTTCGCATCTGAGAAGAGATCATCATTAACGAGAAAAAGGACTCAAACTATAATATTACTACGAATTCGTGATTTTGTTAAGTTTTTTACAAAACAATTTATAAATTTACTTGATTTTTTGTTTACAAAATGTTTAAAATTATATACAATTAAACAAATTATATATAGTTCTCCAAAATTTCATCACATGCTTGTGTTGACATATTATCAAAACGAATTAGTTCTTTTCCCATCGTTTCAATAATACTTATTGGAGGAACTGGCATGGAATTAACTTCGATGGAACTCACTTGCGTAGTTCCGTTTAAGATACGATAGTATCTATCATACAATGTAGAATTAAATAGCACATAGAGTCCATAGACAATACACTCTGACAATTCCTGGTCTCCGCATCCGCAGATAAAATTGATAATTAGCCGCCGCACACTCGTGACTTTAGTCGTGAGTTAGGCGGCTTCTGTCATTGTAAAATATGCTCATATGTAGTATAATATAAACATGAATAAAGACATATATTTTTTGACACCAAACGATGTTACACATGGTCGCGGATATGTATACTCCCTGCAATACCATATCGTATGGGTTGCTACATACAGAAAACCTGTATTTATTGGTAAAATCGAGTCAGATGTTAAGAAATATCTGAATGAAATGCTCAAATCCTTGAGTATGGATGTCATTGCAATGGAAGTCATGCCAGACCACATACATCTGCTTGTAAACTGCAAACCGCAGCTTAGGTTGTCAGATGCTGTAAAAATACTCAAATGTAATATCGCCAGATGGTTGTTTTTAAGTCATCCAGAAATCAAAGAACAGCTTTGGGGGTGGGCATTTATGGAATCCATCATACTTTGTGGCAACTGTAAGCAACAGAAGTCTGGAACAGGTCGCAGGCTATAGTAATTCCCAGAAAAACAAATAGGAAAGGAGGTCTGCAGCATGCAAATGTACACCACATACAGTGTAAAAATCAAACATTATAACAGCATTTTCAAAGAGACTGTTGCCATATACAGGCATGCTGTGGACTACATTCTTAATGCCTGCCTTGAAAACTGGGAAGAAAAGCCAAACGGCAAAAGACCTTCACCACCTAAAGCCGGATATGTTTACCCTTCAATGTACCGCTCTGGAATGTATAACCAGACCGGGGACTACACTGCACAGGTTAAGGTATACACCCGCAATACATGGGACTGGATTAACATCAACCTGCGGAAATCCGACATAGACTACATAACTAAACACTGCCATGACCGTAAACAGTGCGCCCCGACGCTCCAGAAACGCGGCCATGAGTGGTTTTTGGACTTTCCGTTTGAAGAAAGACGTACACTCAACGACACCACGGTGTTCAATCAGACTATTGTTGCTGTGGATATTGGCATAAACACGGCCGCCACGGTAAGCGTGATGCAGAGTGATGGCACTATTCTCGGAAGACATTTTTGTAAACTTCCTAAAGAAACAGACCATCTGATGCACAGCATTAACCGTATTAAAAAGGCACAGCAGAATGGAAATAACAAAACACCTAGATTATGGGCAAAAGTCAAAGGCATAAACCATGACATTTCGGTGAAGGCTGCGGAGTTTATTATTAAAACCGCCGCCTCTTACAATGCGGATGTCATTGTATTTGAACATCTCGACAAAATCGGCAGGGTACGCGGTTCAAAGAAACAGCGCATAAGGCTCTGGCGCAGTCAGGAAGTCCAGTCGATTGTGACTAACAAAGCCCACAGGTTAGGCATGCACATAAGCCGTGTCTGTGTATGGGGAACTTCCGCTCTTGCGTATGACGGCAGCGGTCGCATTCTCCGTGGCAAGGATGCCGGTTTTAATGCCTATCAGATATGTAAATTCCCAAATGGGAAAATATATAACTGTGATCTGTCTGCATCATATAACATTGGTGCCAGATATTTTATACGTGAGATTATAAAATCCATGGATGAGAGTTCATGGTTGCTCATTGAGGCAAAAATTCCTCAGTGCAGTAAGAGAAGCACCTGCACGTTTGCTACATTAATTAACCTTAACGCGGAGCTTATGTCCTTAGTGGCATAAGATTTCTGAGTTAAGGCTGTACATGCAGAAACGCAGTCCCTGTCTCCTAAAGAGACTACGTGTATTTTATACACTTATGGGGAAGCACGCGACTTTAGTCGTGTGAGGCTTCACATACATACTATAAATTTGTTTTTTCTCCCTAGATCATGTGTACCATACATGATACTACAACACATGATACCCCATGATGAAGCCACGGTTGAAGGAAAAATATTGGCATTCTGTTCTGTCCCCCGCTCTCGTGATGATTTTCTGAAAAATGAATATAAAAAAGTCGAGATGTATTTCTACACCTCGACTTGAGCAGTATCATTGTTTTAGATTCTTGCTAGAAGTTCAGTCGGCATTAACGCCATAACTTTGCTTTGAGTAAAATCCTTCAGATTTCTTGTGATAATATAATCAGCATGAACAGATTCAGCAGTTGCACTTTGAACAGCATCCTCAAAATCTTTCCATTTCATGTTCACAGCTCTCTCCAACACAGTAGAACCAAAGTCCGCAAATTCAAAAATGAGGTTCAACTTGCGAAACACTTCTTCAATCCGGTCTGGATCAAGCTGCTTTCTCATGACATACATCATATTCGCATAGGTCAATGTAGAGATATATCCTTTTGCCTGTTCCGTCTCGCAGATCTTCCAAATCATCGAAGAATCTTTGACGAATCCTGGTCGATTCAGAAGAACATCCAGCACAATATTGGTATCAATCAACAGAACCATACTTTTCCCTCATGCTTTCCGCCTTGACTTCATCCAAATTATAGTCCTCCTTCAGAATTCCAGTAAGAGAATCTGTTAGATAAGATACAGCAGCATCTTTCGGAATGAAACGACCAACTTCCCGTCCGTTCTTTGTTACAATAATTTCCTGTCCAGACATCACAAGATTCAGATACCTTCCGAAATTATTCTGCATTTCAGTTGCAGTTGCGGTTGCAGTAATCATACCATCGCCTCCTTGTTTTAGCTAATTTAATTATACTATAAATTAGCTATTTTATCAACTGATTTAGAAAAATTTCTTCACTGCATTTAATTAAATCCAGAAACTCTTATTCTGTCTATATCAATATCTTTCAATTTAAGCGTTAAGAGCCTCCATCATGTCTGCAACACTATTAAACGGACCATGCATGTCCTCATCATTTTCCGCTACTTTCATTGCCTGATAAGTTGTTTCATTTGGCTCGTCTATACGCACTTCAAACGGTAGACCATGATAGCGTAATGCTTGACGATAGAAAATACCTGTAGCAGTGCTCAAATCCATTCCTAATGACTGAAAAAGTTCGGCTGCCTGTCGCTTCAGCTCCGGCTCAATGCGCAGAGTCATATTCTTTTTAGTTGCCATAGAAAATACTCCTCTTAAAATGCATTGTTTATATCTTATATTTAATATTATGCACTATATTTATTTGCTTTGCAAGTGCAATGCAAATATTTTTTGCTTTATAATATAGGGTACAAAACCCACTACCTTTAGGTGAGGGTAGTTCACATATCAGTCTTTAGGTAGTGGCCAAGACAAAAGCCGGGATGTATTTTTACACCTCGGCTTGAGTGGTATTGTAAGATCTTTTATCAGTTCACGGCTTTAGTCGTAGGTTACTGACTTTCGCGGTCCTAAAAATTTATCGCCATTTAGATGAATCATATGATCTGGCATATCGGCAATCCAAACTTCCGTTTCCCACGCAAGAGATTCTGAAAACTGCTTGATGCTATCAATGCTTATCTTCCCTGTCGGATTGAACCTAAAGCCAACGATAAGGATTCATTGTTTATAAGCCGGAACAGAAATCGAATCACAAAATGTACTGTAGAACTACTTCTTGTGAAAAAATACATTGCTGCCGCGGGGCTGGATTCAGCAAAATATTCTGCTCACAAATTACGACACACAGCAGCCACCTTAATGTATCAAAGCACCGGTGATGTTCGTGTTTTAAAGGAAGTTCTTGGTCATAGTAATTTAAATACAACGCAAATTTATGTTCATGTGAATGATTAGAATATAAAGAATGCACTTGAAAGCAACCCGCTGGCTAATATCACCGTAAACGAAAATCATAATCCTTAAAAAATACCCTCTGGTGCAGGAAAATCTCACTACATCAGAGGGTGTTCGTTGTTTAACAAGAAAATCAACTTATGCCACAATAAATCGTATAATCTTGTTATTTTTTCTTAAGTTTTTTAAAAATACGATAAATTTTAAGAAATGAGTTTTTAATTCGATCCGGCAAACTCACGTAATCATCCGGCAAATATGTTGAATCTCGTTTTTCCGTCTTTGGAAGAGGTTTCATCTGAATCACCAAATGAGAATGCTTCAAATAAGTGATTTCAAACCGGTATTCATAATGCACTAAATTACTAATTTCAAAAAAGTGTGGATATTCTTCGTATTTATTAAGAAAACAGCAATACAATATATTATCTCTAATAAGCAAGAGCATCTATCGGAAAAATCTGATAGATGCTCTTGCTATATCCGTCATTATCTTTTTATGTATCTTTTTAGTTCATTATAGAAATTTTCTCTGGTTCCGGCCATAACAACAACGACCAATTCGCCATCTATGTGCTCAATTGTATATGCGAGTTCATAATTGGTCTTGTTATAATAAATATCATAACCATAAAAATCCCTCAAATCACCACTTTTTGCTTCGCCTATTGTATAATCTTCTCTAATTTTGTCAATAGCTTCTTGATACAATTTCTTTAGTTTTTTGTCCTTCAACTTCTTAATAAACTTTGCTGCCGGAGGATCAAATCGTACTGGTAGCATGAATCAATCCTCCGTTCCAAAAACATCTTCATAGGTTGCATATTCAGCTTTACCTGCCGCAATATCCTCAGCGTTAGCAAGCATTGCTTCTGCAGCTGGTCTAATCTGTGCCTGACGTTTTTTGAACTCTGCAAGCAGTTTTTCTCCAGATAAGCCTTCCTTAATTAAATCGGCCAGAATCTGTTCAGCAAATTCACCACCTGCAACCGTCTTAATTGGACGAATAATAAGCTCACCACCTCGCACAACGCATTCTGCCTCATCACCAAATCCAAGCGATTTATAAAACTTTTGCGGAATTGTGATCTGTCGCTTTGAAGAAATACTAAGAACTTTTCTGTTCATTTTTGTGTTCCCTCTTTCTGTTACAGTTGTAGGCATAAATACTACCTCTTTCTTATCTTATGCAAACACATTTCTTTGCATTCCTATTTCTTGGTTTCTTTACTTCTGATTTTATTATAAAGGTTAGTATCACGAAAGTCAATGGCTTGATAATACCTATCAAGCCATTCCTGACCTTTTTCGCTTTCCCATGTTGTTCTATCCCATAGGAGTTCTCTAAACATATTTTCTTCACCCACTATCGGGACAAGACTATCTTTCATGAAAACTGTGATGTTACTTTCAATACAGGTCTTCACAATCTCATCCAGCCAACTCTTTTCTGGAACAACTTTATCCTTCCGATTGCCAGTCTCTGCTCCTATAATAACCCACTGTGCAAAAGTATCACACATTTTTCCAATTTCGCCGCTATAATCTCTTAGTATCGGCTCAATGCTCACAAATGTATGCCATGCGCCTCCCCAAAAGAAATTTTCATCTGGTGTTGTAGCTGTGGTTCCATACCACATATTAGCTTTAGCTGGAAGCTTACCAGCCAAAGCCAAAGTCAAGTATCTCTTTGGATTTTTAGTGAGAAATAAATATGTATGCTGCAGTGCTCTCTCACATGCCGCAAAGACTTCTTCAATCCATTCATCTGGCACCCATGAGCCGAACAGATCAGCCATGCTACACACGAAAATGGTTCGTCCTTTTTTCTTTTCATATTCAGTGAGGCGATAGCGATGAAACGTCGGAACAAATCCATATGGATATGCTTCTGCTTTCTTGCTTTCTTCTGCATAAATTTTGTTATCGAGAACACGAATTTCATTCTCGCTCAGATCCTCTCTATCCATCTTCGTACAGTGTTTTCATCAGCATCATACGCAAAACGTTCGCTGAGATTGAGATGATACCAATCCTGTTTATCATCTAAAGCCAGTGTTCGCAGTCTATCTAAAGGGATTCTTTTTACACTTATCTTCTCCAAATCTTTTTCATATTTTGCTAAAGAATTTGCTCGTTTGCTGTTTACCGCTTTTTTTTGGCAGCCAACTTTCGTTTCTCAACTTTTTCACGGACCAATCTGTATTCTTCCGTCTGAATGACAGCATTTACCTTTTGGGCAATCTGTATGCAGATACAGATCGAAAGGATAAAGCAGAA
The sequence above is a segment of the Butyricicoccus intestinisimiae genome. Coding sequences within it:
- a CDS encoding transposase; protein product: MQMYTTYSVKIKHYNSIFKETVAIYRHAVDYILNACLENWEEKPNGKRPSPPKAGYVYPSMYRSGMYNQTGDYTAQVKVYTRNTWDWININLRKSDIDYITKHCHDRKQCAPTLQKRGHEWFLDFPFEERRTLNDTTVFNQTIVAVDIGINTAATVSVMQSDGTILGRHFCKLPKETDHLMHSINRIKKAQQNGNNKTPRLWAKVKGINHDISVKAAEFIIKTAASYNADVIVFEHLDKIGRVRGSKKQRIRLWRSQEVQSIVTNKAHRLGMHISRVCVWGTSALAYDGSGRILRGKDAGFNAYQICKFPNGKIYNCDLSASYNIGARYFIREIIKSMDESSWLLIEAKIPQCSKRSTCTFATLINLNAELMSLVA
- a CDS encoding type II toxin-antitoxin system RelB/DinJ family antitoxin; its protein translation is MATKKNMTLRIEPELKRQAAELFQSLGMDLSTATGIFYRQALRYHGLPFEVRIDEPNETTYQAMKVAENDEDMHGPFNSVADMMEALNA
- a CDS encoding ComEC/Rec2 family competence protein translates to MKRPVIWFSAAFAAGVALALRSFSLPWVLALTLLAGCFLFGWKWSAFRPACVLFAGVLSGLCYTQAYHAVIQAPCAALDGTSKSMIVEVTDFPKQYDTGQRVEIRVIGSRIGCPLNFRTLAYLPKTEQDIKPGDELTATFDFYIPNQTQGFDRASYYRSQGYAILAHVNEEFGMVVTAPSHRPLRYYPKAFAQTLRAVYMQHGTERQAALWRALTTGDRTALTTTDTDHLRRAGLSHVIALSGLHVGFLISMLLLLLGRKIGTYLGIPVLLAFYLMVGWSPSVVRACVMYGLILLAFALRKEYDSVNALFFALLLILLVLPDALLSVSLQLSFTSTLGILCFAWKYQHIFSVPKRIPRRLKKVYRGVMGSLGCSVSSAALTTPFLLYHFGYLSVFSIFSNLLALWAISLLFPLLFLGGVLGIISAPLASIVLKPAAWLTDYVYQIGDFFAAIPFGVLYCENTVDFLLSVLVSILMILMLWLANKRVLGICTPMITAVLIGVSLSRSNAAWDDWTVTVLSEGNGQAILVSCGDELALIDCSATGYHDAVEDIKQYMDWNNQQNIDLFILTSVDKSAARNASELLQEVPVDMVILPEENREKNAVYPKFMKILREQNIPYDKTAPQNELQVGDPVLGLSVLGRTERKLVVRMQSEQHNIVTVRALTQKMLLELTEQYPLACDTLLVAGSFTKDADKMHEILRRICPNQLVIENGWNSKESYDGIPASNPYVSGTIIWKTVREEE
- a CDS encoding DUF5131 family protein, whose product is MDREDLSENEIRVLDNKIYAEESKKAEAYPYGFVPTFHRYRLTEYEKKKGRTIFVCSMADLFGSWVPDEWIEEVFAACERALQHTYLFLTKNPKRYLTLALAGKLPAKANMWYGTTATTPDENFFWGGAWHTFVSIEPILRDYSGEIGKMCDTFAQWVIIGAETGNRKDKVVPEKSWLDEIVKTCIESNITVFMKDSLVPIVGEENMFRELLWDRTTWESEKGQEWLDRYYQAIDFRDTNLYNKIRSKETKK
- a CDS encoding type II toxin-antitoxin system HicB family antitoxin produces the protein MSSTSNGFLFKNCYGYCSILGNNLQGSSHRLKAVGGAYDKGRDLSMNNTIQYKGYVGSVEFSEENGVFYGKVMGIRSLISYEGENAKELLDDFHGAIDDYLETCKTEGKEPEIAFKGSFNVRLSPELHKKLFIYATAHQISINKYIEDTLADSPAAQITLV
- a CDS encoding tyrosine-type recombinase/integrase, with the translated sequence MEPKANDKDSLFISRNRNRITKCTVELLLVKKYIAAAGLDSAKYSAHKLRHTAATLMYQSTGDVRVLKEVLGHSNLNTTQIYVHVND
- a CDS encoding integrase DNA-binding domain-containing protein; its protein translation is MPKSSRRKDSKGRVLKTGESERKGSYVGYQYRFTDPITQKRVTIYAKTFITNIVNGGVSVKSAQYLAGYSNAQVTLDVYADSNVQQACDELSSLYRKSLD
- a CDS encoding BsuBI/PstI family type II restriction endonuclease, which encodes MLIVGFRFNPTGKISIDSIKQFSESLAWETEVWIADMPDHMIHLNGDKFLGPRKSVTYD
- a CDS encoding AbrB/MazE/SpoVT family DNA-binding domain-containing protein → MPTTVTERGNTKMNRKVLSISSKRQITIPQKFYKSLGFGDEAECVVRGGELIIRPIKTVAGGEFAEQILADLIKEGLSGEKLLAEFKKRQAQIRPAAEAMLANAEDIAAGKAEYATYEDVFGTED
- a CDS encoding type II toxin-antitoxin system RelE/ParE family toxin, which encodes MLPVRFDPPAAKFIKKLKDKKLKKLYQEAIDKIREDYTIGEAKSGDLRDFYGYDIYYNKTNYELAYTIEHIDGELVVVVMAGTRENFYNELKRYIKR
- a CDS encoding PIN domain-containing protein, which produces MVLLIDTNIVLDVLLNRPGFVKDSSMIWKICETEQAKGYISTLTYANMMYVMRKQLDPDRIEEVFRKLNLIFEFADFGSTVLERAVNMKWKDFEDAVQSATAESVHADYIITRNLKDFTQSKVMALMPTELLARI
- a CDS encoding type II toxin-antitoxin system Phd/YefM family antitoxin, encoding MITATATATEMQNNFGRYLNLVMSGQEIIVTKNGREVGRFIPKDAAVSYLTDSLTGILKEDYNLDEVKAESMREKYGSVD